In the Pyrococcus kukulkanii genome, one interval contains:
- a CDS encoding replication factor C small subunit has translation MAEEVREVKVLEKPWVEKYRPQKLNDIVGQEHIVKRLKHYVKTGSMPHLLFAGPPGVGKCLTGDAKVIANGELTTIGELVERLSGGKFGPTPVRGLTVLGIDEDGRLRELPVEYVYKDKSKEIVRIRTRLGRELKVTPYHPLLVNRKDGRIEWVKAEELRPGDRLAVPSYLPAKLEESEVAEWLGYFMGCGKIEEGWIVFNGDTKFFELTKKLFEDAKIVGNRVKSKKALELVKNTNRIPREGWLGLASFLKAYLRCRRKGNVIYVGNRELAEEIAYALTAIGYLVEVRNENVIIHKNVGATPRISEKIIEKLKKRLNISASDPWEMLKQIYYRVERNPKLLKDEEIREGIAYIIFLAQNELLWDEIISVEKLTGEFIIYDLHVPTYHNFIGGNLPTVLHNTTAALALARELFGENWRHNFLELNASVSKDTPILVRINGRILRTTFAELDKMYFDDDDGEVSYKDVDNLEVLTVDENYRVRWAKVSKIIRHRVPVILRVHLEGGGKLELTGNHSVIVLTENGLETIKASELKEGSILLSFTTNLEGFLDILDLTEYSVRETSRTKIFNELSVDEEISYMLGLYAAEGAVGFRGETSGQVIYTLGAHEKELIDKVRDFAERLGISVYENYISSGFNRSRKTAYQVRLLNTQLAKFFEQSFYDGEGRRAENKRVPGFVFEFPIHERIAFLRGLADGDGSREWESVIRISSVSRDMLIDVVWLARISGIEASIFEREARLIWKGGMKWAKAELLPAEPIVKMLKKIEHAIEGNWHYELRHQLYEGKKRVRKETLRKIIDMINEDKLNEGERRILETLKKLAYTDLHALMVKKIELVEYNDFVYDVSVPGNEMFFAGEIPVLLHNSDERGINVIREKVKEFARTKPIGGASFKIIFLDEADALTQDAQQALRRTMEMFSSNVRFILSCNFSSRIIEPIQSRCAIFRFRPLRDEDIAKRLRFIAENEGLELTEEGLQAILYIAEGDMRRAINILQAAAALDKKITDENVFMVASRARPEDIREMMLLALEGNFLKAREKLREILLKQGLSGEDVLVQMHKEVFNLPISEPKKVQLADKIGEYNFRLVEGANEMIQLEALLAQFTLIGKK, from the coding sequence ATGGCCGAAGAGGTCAGGGAAGTAAAAGTTCTTGAAAAGCCTTGGGTTGAAAAGTACAGGCCTCAAAAGCTTAATGACATTGTTGGACAAGAGCATATCGTTAAAAGGCTGAAACACTACGTTAAAACAGGCTCAATGCCTCATCTACTCTTCGCTGGGCCTCCTGGCGTTGGAAAGTGCCTAACGGGAGATGCAAAAGTCATAGCCAACGGAGAACTAACAACAATTGGAGAGCTTGTTGAAAGGCTCAGCGGCGGAAAGTTCGGTCCAACACCAGTAAGGGGTTTGACAGTACTAGGTATCGATGAAGATGGCAGGTTGAGAGAACTTCCAGTGGAATACGTATACAAGGACAAGAGCAAGGAGATCGTTAGGATAAGGACGAGGCTTGGAAGGGAGCTGAAAGTTACCCCCTACCATCCACTACTTGTAAACAGAAAGGATGGAAGGATAGAGTGGGTCAAAGCCGAAGAGTTAAGGCCTGGGGATAGGTTAGCAGTTCCAAGTTACTTACCAGCTAAGCTTGAGGAGAGCGAGGTTGCAGAATGGCTCGGCTACTTCATGGGATGTGGAAAGATTGAAGAGGGGTGGATAGTCTTTAATGGAGATACCAAGTTCTTTGAGCTAACCAAAAAGCTGTTTGAAGATGCCAAGATAGTTGGGAACAGGGTAAAGTCCAAAAAGGCTCTTGAGCTTGTGAAGAACACAAACAGAATTCCAAGAGAAGGCTGGCTGGGCCTAGCTTCATTCTTAAAGGCTTACCTAAGATGCAGAAGGAAAGGCAACGTTATTTACGTCGGTAACAGAGAGCTTGCTGAGGAGATAGCTTACGCATTAACTGCAATCGGTTATCTCGTTGAGGTTAGGAATGAAAATGTCATAATTCACAAGAACGTTGGAGCTACCCCAAGGATAAGTGAGAAGATAATCGAAAAGTTAAAGAAGAGGCTTAACATTTCAGCATCAGATCCCTGGGAGATGCTGAAGCAGATTTACTACCGCGTTGAGAGAAACCCAAAGTTACTCAAGGATGAAGAGATAAGAGAAGGGATAGCATACATAATATTCCTAGCCCAAAACGAGCTCCTGTGGGATGAGATAATTAGCGTGGAAAAGCTTACTGGAGAGTTCATAATATACGACCTCCATGTTCCAACTTACCACAACTTTATAGGAGGTAACCTTCCAACGGTTCTCCACAACACAACAGCCGCTTTGGCCCTTGCGAGGGAGTTATTTGGCGAAAACTGGAGACACAATTTCCTTGAATTAAATGCCTCAGTTTCAAAAGACACCCCCATACTGGTTAGAATCAACGGCAGGATTTTGAGAACAACATTTGCGGAACTTGATAAGATGTACTTTGACGATGACGATGGGGAAGTGTCGTACAAGGACGTTGATAACCTTGAAGTGTTGACAGTCGATGAAAACTATCGCGTCAGATGGGCCAAGGTCAGCAAGATAATCCGCCACCGCGTTCCCGTAATTCTAAGGGTGCACTTGGAGGGAGGAGGAAAGCTCGAGCTAACTGGAAATCACTCAGTTATCGTTCTCACTGAAAACGGCCTCGAAACGATAAAGGCAAGCGAGCTTAAAGAGGGCTCAATACTGCTGAGCTTCACGACCAATCTCGAGGGCTTCTTGGATATCCTCGACCTTACCGAGTACAGCGTGAGGGAAACATCAAGGACAAAGATATTCAATGAGCTATCGGTTGATGAAGAAATCTCCTACATGTTGGGTCTCTACGCGGCTGAAGGTGCCGTCGGATTCAGAGGAGAAACCTCAGGTCAGGTTATCTACACCCTCGGAGCCCACGAAAAAGAACTAATAGATAAGGTAAGGGACTTCGCAGAAAGGCTAGGAATCAGCGTCTACGAGAACTACATCTCCTCAGGGTTCAATAGATCAAGGAAAACTGCCTACCAGGTTAGGCTCCTAAACACGCAACTGGCGAAGTTCTTTGAACAGAGCTTCTACGACGGAGAAGGAAGGAGGGCAGAAAACAAGAGAGTTCCTGGGTTCGTATTTGAGTTCCCAATCCATGAGAGAATAGCATTCCTGAGAGGGCTCGCGGATGGCGATGGAAGTAGAGAGTGGGAGAGTGTAATCAGGATATCTTCAGTTTCAAGGGACATGCTAATAGACGTCGTGTGGCTCGCGAGGATTTCTGGAATAGAAGCAAGCATATTCGAGCGTGAGGCCAGGCTGATATGGAAAGGTGGCATGAAGTGGGCAAAAGCAGAGTTGCTCCCAGCGGAGCCGATAGTTAAGATGCTCAAGAAAATCGAACATGCGATAGAGGGTAACTGGCACTACGAGCTAAGGCACCAGCTCTACGAGGGGAAGAAGAGAGTCAGGAAGGAAACACTAAGAAAAATCATAGACATGATAAACGAGGACAAACTGAACGAGGGCGAGAGGAGAATTCTCGAAACTCTGAAGAAGCTTGCCTACACAGATCTACACGCCCTAATGGTGAAGAAGATTGAACTAGTTGAGTACAACGACTTCGTTTACGATGTTAGCGTCCCAGGAAACGAGATGTTCTTTGCAGGCGAAATACCAGTTCTCCTTCACAACTCAGACGAGAGGGGTATAAACGTCATTAGGGAGAAGGTGAAGGAGTTTGCAAGGACAAAGCCCATAGGAGGAGCGAGTTTCAAGATAATATTCCTTGATGAGGCAGATGCACTAACCCAGGACGCCCAGCAGGCCTTAAGGAGAACAATGGAGATGTTTTCGAGCAATGTAAGATTTATCCTAAGCTGTAATTTTTCCTCACGTATAATCGAGCCCATCCAGTCGAGATGTGCCATATTCAGGTTCAGACCGTTGCGTGATGAAGATATAGCGAAAAGATTGAGGTTTATAGCCGAAAACGAGGGGCTAGAGCTGACTGAGGAAGGCCTGCAGGCGATCCTCTACATCGCTGAAGGCGACATGAGAAGGGCGATAAATATCCTACAGGCTGCCGCAGCTTTGGACAAGAAGATAACAGATGAGAACGTATTCATGGTAGCCAGCAGGGCCAGACCGGAAGACATCAGGGAGATGATGCTCCTAGCGTTAGAGGGCAACTTCCTCAAGGCTAGGGAGAAGCTGAGAGAGATTCTCTTAAAGCAGGGGCTGAGCGGAGAAGACGTTCTGGTTCAGATGCACAAGGAGGTCTTCAACCTGCCGATAAGCGAGCCAAAGAAGGTCCAACTAGCAGACAAGATAGGCGAGTACAACTTCCGTCTGGTTGAGGGAGCAAATGAAATGATTCAGCTCGAGGCCCTGCTTGCCCAGTTCACCCTAATAGGCAAGAAGTGA
- a CDS encoding replication factor C large subunit — translation MPELPWVEKYRPRRLSEIVNQEDAIEKVKSWIEKWLHGNPPKKKALLLAGPPGSGKTTTVYALANEYNFEVIELNASDERTYEKIARYVQAAYTMDILGKRRKLIFLDEADNIEPSGAREIAKLIDRARNPIIMAANKYWEVPKEIRDKAELVEYKRLGVRDVMNALIRILKREGITVPKDILYEIAKRSSGDLRAAINDLQTVVVGGYEDAKQVLAYRDVEKTVFQALGLVFGSDNVKRAKMATWNLDMTPDEFLLWVDENIPHMYLKPEEMAKAYEAISKADIYLGRAQRTGNYSLWKYAIDMMTAGVAVAGTKKRGFAKFYPPNTLKMLAESKEERSLRDSIIKKIMREMHMSKLEAIETMKIIRTIFENNLDLAAHFTVFLGLSEKEVEFLAGKENAGTIWGKALALRRKLKLTKREEEKVEEKVEEEIEEETEEETEEEEVEEEIKGKEEKKKEEKPKEKKKGKQVTLFDFLGKK, via the coding sequence ATGCCAGAGCTTCCCTGGGTTGAGAAGTACAGGCCAAGAAGGCTGAGCGAGATAGTTAATCAGGAGGATGCCATTGAGAAAGTAAAGTCGTGGATAGAGAAGTGGCTCCACGGTAATCCGCCAAAGAAAAAGGCCCTACTGCTGGCAGGACCCCCAGGAAGCGGCAAAACCACCACGGTATATGCACTGGCGAATGAATACAACTTCGAGGTAATCGAGCTGAACGCGAGCGATGAGAGGACTTACGAGAAGATAGCGAGGTACGTGCAGGCAGCGTACACCATGGACATCCTGGGGAAGAGGAGGAAGCTGATATTTCTCGATGAGGCGGACAACATAGAGCCCAGTGGGGCAAGGGAGATTGCAAAGCTGATAGACAGGGCGAGGAACCCAATAATAATGGCGGCGAACAAGTACTGGGAGGTTCCAAAGGAGATAAGGGACAAGGCAGAGCTAGTGGAGTACAAGAGGCTCGGCGTTAGGGATGTAATGAACGCCCTTATAAGAATCCTAAAAAGGGAAGGGATTACTGTCCCAAAGGACATCCTGTACGAGATAGCCAAGAGATCCAGCGGTGACCTAAGAGCTGCGATAAACGATCTGCAGACCGTTGTAGTTGGAGGCTACGAGGATGCAAAGCAGGTTCTAGCGTACAGGGATGTAGAGAAGACGGTGTTCCAGGCGTTGGGTCTGGTGTTCGGGAGCGACAACGTGAAGAGGGCGAAGATGGCTACGTGGAATCTTGATATGACGCCGGATGAGTTCCTGCTGTGGGTAGATGAAAATATTCCACATATGTACCTCAAGCCGGAAGAGATGGCAAAAGCCTACGAAGCAATAAGCAAAGCTGACATTTACCTAGGCAGAGCCCAAAGAACGGGGAACTATTCACTGTGGAAGTACGCGATAGACATGATGACCGCTGGAGTTGCAGTGGCAGGAACGAAGAAGAGAGGCTTCGCCAAGTTCTACCCACCAAACACCCTAAAGATGCTAGCGGAAAGTAAGGAGGAAAGGTCGCTCAGGGATTCTATCATAAAGAAGATAATGAGAGAGATGCACATGAGCAAGCTTGAGGCCATAGAGACAATGAAGATCATCAGGACGATATTCGAGAACAATCTAGATTTAGCGGCACACTTCACGGTATTCCTAGGATTGAGCGAGAAGGAGGTTGAGTTCCTAGCGGGTAAGGAGAACGCGGGGACAATATGGGGGAAGGCCTTAGCGTTGAGGAGGAAGCTCAAGCTAACTAAGAGGGAAGAGGAGAAGGTTGAAGAAAAGGTGGAAGAGGAAATTGAAGAGGAAACAGAGGAAGAAACTGAGGAAGAAGAGGTTGAAGAAGAAATAAAGGGGAAGGAAGAGAAGAAAAAAGAAGAAAAGCCCAAGGAAAAGAAAAAAGGGAAGCAGGTTACACTTTTCGACTTCCTGGGGAAGAAATGA
- a CDS encoding ATP-binding protein, with the protein MGNMFHDRERELEKLNEIYSFPSSSFVVIYGRRRVGKTTLVKEFLKDKLGLYFFVSEKDETLLLEEYLQEIEDKLSPHIPRYIKLKFTSVEEMIDFLLEFSQKKKLVVVFDEFQNFRTVKPSLFSSLQKLWDEKKESSNLMLIAVGSYVGMIKRIFMDRKEPLFGRVDEWIKLKPFDFWNSWIFVRSRINISPEDFVELYSALGGMPKYLLYLPRYHRGDVFNTLKALFFDEFAPLREEGLNVLKLEFGRFYRAYFSILEAVSLGYVTPKEISDKTGMKILTVGKYLSELTNNYEYLMREVPVTENPLKTRKVAYRIKDEFFNFWFRFIYHNYTMLEENPEKVFEKFKIEFKPFVGKTYEKIAQEFVKKLDLGFKPERVGRWWHKREEVDIVAYNRHNVALFEVKWRDLNLKDAGRILRELERKAELLPLKGTYMFGIIARRIEDKEELREEGVLAFDLRDIIR; encoded by the coding sequence ATGGGTAATATGTTTCACGATAGGGAGCGCGAGCTCGAAAAGCTCAACGAAATTTATTCTTTCCCGAGCTCAAGCTTTGTGGTAATCTACGGAAGGAGAAGGGTAGGGAAAACTACCCTCGTTAAAGAATTCTTAAAAGACAAGCTCGGTCTCTACTTCTTCGTTAGTGAGAAAGATGAAACCCTGCTTCTCGAGGAATACCTCCAAGAAATTGAGGACAAGCTTTCCCCCCACATCCCACGGTACATAAAACTGAAGTTCACGTCGGTAGAGGAGATGATCGATTTCCTACTTGAATTTTCACAAAAGAAAAAGCTAGTAGTTGTTTTTGATGAGTTTCAAAACTTCAGGACAGTAAAACCTTCTCTATTCTCATCACTTCAAAAACTCTGGGATGAAAAGAAGGAAAGCTCAAATTTGATGTTAATAGCGGTTGGTTCATACGTTGGCATGATTAAGCGCATCTTTATGGACAGAAAAGAGCCACTCTTTGGTAGAGTTGATGAATGGATAAAGCTTAAGCCCTTCGATTTTTGGAATTCTTGGATCTTCGTGCGGTCACGCATCAATATAAGTCCGGAAGACTTCGTTGAATTGTATTCAGCACTGGGTGGAATGCCAAAGTATCTCCTCTACCTTCCGCGCTATCATCGGGGAGATGTATTTAACACGTTGAAAGCCCTATTTTTCGATGAATTTGCCCCACTCAGAGAGGAAGGCCTAAACGTCCTCAAATTAGAGTTTGGGAGATTTTATAGGGCATACTTTTCAATTCTTGAGGCCGTGAGCCTGGGCTACGTCACGCCTAAGGAGATAAGTGACAAGACTGGAATGAAAATTCTGACCGTGGGGAAATATCTAAGCGAGCTAACTAATAACTATGAATACCTGATGAGAGAAGTTCCCGTCACCGAAAATCCGCTGAAGACGAGGAAAGTCGCATACAGGATAAAGGATGAGTTCTTCAACTTCTGGTTTAGGTTCATCTATCACAACTACACGATGTTGGAGGAAAATCCTGAGAAAGTCTTTGAGAAATTTAAAATTGAATTTAAGCCCTTTGTCGGCAAAACTTACGAGAAGATAGCCCAGGAATTCGTGAAAAAACTTGATCTTGGCTTTAAACCCGAACGTGTTGGCAGATGGTGGCACAAGAGAGAGGAAGTGGACATTGTAGCGTACAACAGACATAATGTTGCGTTATTTGAGGTAAAGTGGAGGGATCTAAACCTAAAAGATGCAGGGAGAATTTTAAGAGAGTTAGAGAGAAAAGCAGAGCTACTCCCACTTAAAGGTACCTATATGTTTGGAATAATAGCAAGAAGGATTGAGGATAAGGAAGAGCTAAGGGAGGAAGGAGTCCTAGCTTTTGACCTTAGAGATATCATTCGCTAA
- a CDS encoding DUF835 domain-containing protein: MIGVVSGIIVTLLSLAIVMYVFPLERGLVGEIKRFIRIVIVSLLLLALSGVFIVLEATYHGNYWMPAAVLIMTSYLLLVSEAVKYIIAFSGKERRGTGGAYIIRRDKDIEFLVHTLSDSGIPVLLITRKRPDSTRRGVQVIWVSRVGDGVSPTDLHRLLNEIIKFLSGVKGKGVVVVDCVEFLLLYNEFKAVAKFLFTLKDHVLMSGSFLIIGTSPEVIGEREFNVLREEFPEASVEKVLSRLLPQGLFGIVGVQNVGGGEGGEEKSQGSSRDSKGEGSARWQEKTD, translated from the coding sequence ATGATAGGGGTTGTGTCTGGGATAATAGTTACACTACTGTCTCTAGCGATAGTGATGTATGTGTTTCCGCTCGAGAGGGGCCTAGTTGGGGAAATCAAAAGATTCATCAGAATAGTTATAGTTTCCCTTCTTCTGTTGGCCCTTTCAGGGGTCTTCATAGTCCTTGAGGCAACGTATCACGGCAATTACTGGATGCCCGCGGCCGTGCTTATAATGACATCTTACCTTCTCCTAGTAAGTGAGGCTGTGAAGTACATAATAGCCTTCTCGGGCAAGGAGAGAAGAGGAACTGGAGGGGCTTATATAATTAGGAGGGATAAGGACATTGAGTTCCTCGTCCACACACTTTCAGACTCTGGAATACCCGTACTGCTGATAACTAGGAAGAGGCCCGACTCCACAAGAAGGGGAGTTCAGGTTATCTGGGTGAGCAGGGTTGGGGATGGCGTCAGCCCTACAGATCTCCACAGGTTGCTCAATGAGATCATAAAGTTCCTCTCTGGGGTTAAGGGTAAGGGGGTTGTAGTCGTTGATTGTGTTGAATTTTTACTGCTGTACAACGAGTTCAAGGCCGTGGCAAAATTCCTGTTCACGCTTAAGGATCATGTTCTAATGAGCGGCAGCTTCCTCATAATTGGAACCAGCCCTGAGGTGATAGGGGAAAGGGAGTTTAACGTGCTGAGGGAGGAGTTCCCTGAAGCTTCGGTGGAAAAGGTGCTCTCAAGGCTACTTCCCCAGGGCCTCTTCGGAATTGTGGGGGTGCAAAACGTTGGTGGCGGTGAGGGTGGAGAAGAGAAGAGCCAAGGAAGTTCTCGAGATTCTAAAGGAGAAGGATCTGCTCGATGGCAAGAGAAAACCGATTAG
- the moaA gene encoding GTP 3',8-cyclase MoaA, whose amino-acid sequence MLIDRFGRPVTNLRISLTKECNLNCFYCHREGQLDGERRMTPEEIERIVRIASRLGIRKVKLTGGEPTIRSDIMEIIRKIRPYVIDLSLTTNGTTLYTLAEKLKEAGLDRVNISLDTLDREKYKMITGFDVLDQVLKGIRKATRLFHPVKLNMVVMKGINDDEIWDMIRFAGEVGAILQLIEIEVPREMEDSQFFKDFFYPLKPLEEEFEKLAVEIRERRMHRRRKYFLPVDGKIVEVEVVRSMHNTTFCMNCTRLRLTADGYLKTCLLRKDDLIDILGPMREGASDEDLVEIFRKAILLREPYWK is encoded by the coding sequence ATGCTGATAGACAGGTTCGGAAGGCCCGTGACAAATCTAAGGATTTCACTAACAAAGGAGTGCAACCTAAACTGCTTCTACTGCCACAGGGAGGGACAGCTTGACGGAGAGCGAAGGATGACTCCTGAGGAGATAGAGAGAATAGTGAGGATAGCCTCCCGCTTGGGAATTAGGAAGGTGAAGCTCACGGGTGGGGAGCCTACTATAAGATCAGATATCATGGAGATAATTAGAAAAATTAGGCCCTACGTCATTGACCTCTCGCTCACGACTAATGGGACGACCCTCTACACCCTAGCGGAAAAGCTCAAGGAGGCTGGCCTTGATAGAGTAAATATAAGCCTCGACACGCTTGACAGAGAGAAGTATAAAATGATTACCGGCTTTGACGTTCTTGATCAAGTTTTGAAGGGAATAAGAAAGGCTACAAGGCTTTTTCATCCCGTAAAGCTCAACATGGTGGTTATGAAGGGGATTAATGATGACGAGATCTGGGATATGATAAGGTTCGCCGGGGAAGTCGGGGCGATCCTTCAACTGATAGAGATAGAGGTCCCCAGGGAGATGGAAGATTCCCAATTCTTCAAGGACTTCTTCTATCCCTTAAAGCCCTTGGAGGAAGAGTTCGAGAAATTGGCCGTAGAGATAAGGGAGAGGAGGATGCACAGGAGGAGGAAGTACTTCCTCCCAGTTGATGGGAAAATCGTTGAAGTTGAAGTTGTAAGGTCGATGCACAACACTACCTTCTGTATGAACTGCACGAGACTAAGGTTGACGGCCGATGGGTACCTTAAGACTTGTCTGCTTAGGAAAGACGACTTAATAGATATCCTGGGGCCCATGAGGGAAGGTGCCAGTGATGAAGATTTAGTTGAAATATTCAGGAAGGCAATTCTGCTGAGGGAGCCCTACTGGAAATAG
- the taw22 gene encoding tRNA (guanine(37)-N1)/4-demethylwyosine(37)-methyltransferase Taw22, whose amino-acid sequence MVAVRVEKRRAKEVLEILKEKDLLDGKRKPIRDGNYVFFPVTNGELAKSLGLEVVDISLPMRPERQIYKNLADLLPKDIVERLGRLDVIGDIAVITIPEELMDKVELIARALRKLYPQVKVIARRGFHEGKYRVRKLEVIWGEDRLETIHKENGVLIKIDLASVFFNPRMKGERYRIAQLVRDGEKILLPFAGVLPYALVIARMREVKITAVELNPRAVELAYENIELNKRWLKGKIEVIHGDVFKVLQELPEFDRVISPTPKGVDALSLTLSKAKKYLHYYDFIHEDEIEAFRDRIIEECKGQGKECSVKVKKITDYKPHVYKVCADVEIKQNR is encoded by the coding sequence TTGGTGGCGGTGAGGGTGGAGAAGAGAAGAGCCAAGGAAGTTCTCGAGATTCTAAAGGAGAAGGATCTGCTCGATGGCAAGAGAAAACCGATTAGAGATGGTAACTATGTTTTCTTTCCAGTGACAAATGGCGAATTGGCGAAATCCCTGGGGTTGGAGGTTGTTGATATAAGCCTACCTATGAGGCCGGAGAGGCAGATATACAAGAATCTTGCGGATCTGCTCCCTAAAGATATTGTGGAGAGGCTAGGAAGACTTGACGTGATTGGGGATATAGCCGTGATAACAATTCCTGAAGAGCTCATGGACAAGGTTGAGCTAATAGCCCGAGCACTAAGAAAGCTTTACCCCCAGGTGAAAGTTATTGCGAGGAGGGGTTTTCACGAAGGAAAGTACAGGGTTAGAAAGCTTGAAGTCATTTGGGGTGAAGACAGGCTTGAAACGATTCATAAGGAAAATGGGGTTCTGATTAAGATCGATCTCGCTAGCGTGTTCTTTAATCCCAGGATGAAAGGTGAGAGGTACAGAATAGCCCAACTTGTGAGGGATGGGGAGAAGATATTGTTGCCTTTTGCAGGGGTTCTTCCATATGCTTTAGTTATAGCCAGAATGAGGGAGGTTAAAATCACGGCCGTAGAGCTCAATCCTCGGGCCGTTGAGCTAGCTTATGAAAACATCGAGCTCAACAAGAGGTGGCTTAAAGGTAAAATTGAGGTAATACATGGAGACGTGTTCAAGGTTCTCCAGGAACTCCCAGAGTTTGATAGGGTTATAAGCCCCACGCCAAAAGGTGTAGATGCCCTATCCTTGACCCTATCTAAAGCTAAGAAGTACCTCCACTACTACGACTTTATTCACGAAGATGAGATTGAGGCCTTCAGGGATAGAATAATTGAGGAGTGCAAAGGGCAGGGAAAAGAGTGCTCGGTTAAGGTAAAGAAGATAACAGATTATAAGCCGCACGTCTACAAGGTGTGTGCCGACGTTGAGATTAAACAAAACCGTTAA
- a CDS encoding DUF402 domain-containing protein yields the protein MSTESEIAVRIRGIYSTALTKLFLDRGFKIVQPSDVIAERLGIEKSYEDFDVDIYDKNHGITIVGTKVEEVKKVLEEEFIDVFFRKLPYKLYGIYKGIVVKRDERYVYVDIGNAIGTVLIEELPDATEGDEVVVQVKKHNVLPHLSVLITIPGDYAVLIPKPIGVQRHVKISRKIKDPEERERLRILGLSVDLGEWGVLWRTAAAYKDWNTLRDELVRLSKIADRLKEADKYSAPAEIIEGREIYDVEFGGGTKKKLDEIRHKVVPTIEGHHQFKSYDPEFTLAVEVAEGILAKMPSQRQKVSEGFIEAVVTNKGPKVGWLFTLNHVKPDGQVIKIGPGEIIEVSTNPLKVKMKRFLRPGKFYDGLEIPIEHGDYAITEIEAGKWWFVHRYYDKEGNLKGEFYNINTPVEIYPDKARYIDLEVDIVRWPDGKKEIIDKDKLKEHYDDGIISERLYKAVLKITQEVFDRI from the coding sequence GTGTCTACAGAGTCAGAGATAGCGGTGAGGATTAGGGGGATTTATAGCACGGCCCTAACGAAGCTCTTCCTCGACAGGGGCTTTAAGATAGTCCAGCCGAGCGATGTTATTGCCGAAAGGCTCGGCATCGAAAAGAGCTACGAGGACTTTGACGTGGACATATACGACAAGAACCACGGGATTACAATCGTTGGAACGAAGGTTGAGGAAGTTAAGAAGGTTTTAGAGGAGGAGTTCATTGACGTATTTTTCAGGAAGCTCCCCTACAAGCTCTACGGGATATACAAGGGAATAGTTGTAAAGAGGGACGAGAGGTACGTTTACGTCGACATAGGAAACGCCATTGGAACAGTTTTAATAGAAGAACTCCCAGATGCTACGGAAGGAGATGAAGTCGTGGTTCAGGTTAAGAAGCACAACGTTCTCCCCCACCTCAGCGTTCTTATAACGATCCCTGGGGACTACGCGGTGTTAATTCCAAAGCCCATAGGAGTTCAGAGGCACGTAAAGATCTCAAGGAAGATAAAGGATCCAGAAGAGAGGGAGAGGCTTAGGATACTCGGTCTGAGCGTTGATCTCGGTGAGTGGGGAGTTCTCTGGAGAACGGCGGCAGCCTACAAGGACTGGAACACTTTGAGAGATGAGCTCGTAAGGCTGTCAAAGATAGCAGACAGGCTTAAGGAAGCAGACAAGTACTCAGCGCCAGCCGAGATCATAGAGGGAAGGGAAATCTACGATGTGGAGTTCGGGGGAGGAACGAAGAAGAAGCTCGACGAGATAAGGCACAAGGTAGTTCCAACCATCGAAGGGCACCACCAATTCAAGTCTTACGATCCTGAGTTCACCTTAGCCGTTGAAGTTGCCGAGGGGATACTTGCGAAGATGCCTTCCCAAAGGCAGAAGGTTAGTGAAGGCTTCATAGAGGCCGTTGTCACGAATAAAGGGCCAAAAGTTGGCTGGCTCTTCACGCTGAATCACGTTAAGCCAGATGGCCAGGTGATAAAGATAGGCCCAGGAGAGATAATAGAGGTTTCAACGAACCCGCTTAAGGTGAAGATGAAGAGGTTCCTCAGGCCCGGGAAGTTCTACGATGGACTTGAGATACCGATAGAGCATGGGGACTATGCGATAACTGAGATAGAGGCTGGAAAGTGGTGGTTCGTGCACAGGTACTATGATAAGGAGGGCAATTTAAAGGGAGAATTCTATAACATAAACACTCCAGTTGAGATTTATCCGGACAAAGCAAGGTACATTGATCTTGAAGTTGACATCGTCAGGTGGCCCGATGGAAAGAAGGAGATAATCGACAAAGACAAGCTCAAGGAGCACTACGACGATGGGATAATAAGCGAAAGACTATACAAGGCCGTTCTAAAGATAACCCAGGAAGTCTTCGACAGGATCTGA